The following coding sequences are from one Campylobacter sp. RM16187 window:
- a CDS encoding menaquinone biosynthesis decarboxylase: MNYIEILKDNGLLRVIDKPVDIDLEIAHASYIEVKKDDSKALLFTNPVCKKSGRKFAPVLTNIFGSFEATKLIFGVEPDAVADEISALLKPKKPKNFSEKLNFASYLFGMRKIFTKRLSGEGECQQVKFKGDEVDLFSLPVLKTWELDGGAFITMGQVYTQSLDGELQNLGMYRLQIYDKNRLGMHWQIHKDGANFFNEYKRAGKKMPVSVAIGGDPLYIWCGQAPLPKGIFELLLYGFIRKSPAKLVKSLTNEIYVPHDADFVIEGFVDTDKTELEGPFGDHTGFYTPIEPFPVMEVTAITHKREPIFHATVVGKPPLEDKYMGWATGRIFLPLLKTTVPELIDYDMPENGVFHNLILAKLEVLYPGHAKQAMHAFWGVGQMSFVKHAVFVDESAPALTDYANFSEFVLNRLGVKSLLITEGVCDQLDHASPNACFGGKLGIDATEDFSEGEIRLISDEELLAKFQDIDKDVLELRQFMTHTKCPICVIKYAKNRRIKFAFEELLALKEHFKLLVFVGMENYLENPYMLVWRVTNNIDAQRDVYYTKSGTICIDATPKSKLDGYTREWPKQTDCTREVVDSLIERGIVENDEKLFNKFEIFG, translated from the coding sequence ATGAACTATATCGAAATTTTAAAAGATAACGGCCTGCTTCGTGTGATTGATAAGCCCGTGGATATCGACCTTGAGATAGCACATGCCAGTTATATCGAGGTGAAAAAAGATGACAGCAAAGCACTACTTTTTACAAATCCGGTTTGTAAAAAATCAGGACGCAAATTTGCTCCCGTGCTTACGAATATATTTGGCAGTTTTGAGGCTACGAAGCTTATTTTTGGCGTGGAGCCTGATGCGGTGGCAGATGAAATTTCAGCTTTGCTAAAGCCAAAAAAGCCTAAAAATTTCTCAGAAAAGCTAAATTTCGCCAGCTATCTTTTTGGGATGAGAAAAATTTTTACCAAAAGATTAAGCGGTGAGGGCGAGTGTCAGCAGGTTAAGTTTAAAGGCGATGAGGTTGATCTTTTTAGCCTGCCCGTGCTTAAGACTTGGGAGCTTGACGGAGGTGCGTTTATAACTATGGGACAGGTTTATACCCAAAGCCTTGATGGAGAGCTTCAAAATTTGGGCATGTATCGCTTGCAAATTTATGATAAAAACCGTCTTGGCATGCACTGGCAGATCCACAAAGACGGCGCAAATTTCTTTAACGAATATAAGCGCGCCGGCAAGAAAATGCCCGTGTCTGTGGCGATCGGTGGCGATCCGCTTTATATCTGGTGCGGTCAGGCTCCGCTTCCAAAGGGAATTTTTGAGCTACTTCTTTACGGTTTTATCCGCAAATCACCCGCAAAACTCGTAAAATCGCTTACTAACGAAATTTACGTTCCGCATGATGCCGATTTTGTGATAGAAGGCTTTGTGGACACAGATAAGACCGAGCTTGAGGGTCCGTTTGGCGATCATACGGGCTTTTATACACCGATTGAGCCTTTTCCTGTGATGGAAGTTACGGCTATTACGCACAAACGTGAGCCGATTTTTCATGCGACCGTTGTCGGTAAGCCGCCCCTTGAGGATAAATACATGGGCTGGGCTACGGGGCGAATTTTCCTTCCGCTTCTTAAGACTACCGTGCCTGAGCTTATTGATTATGATATGCCTGAAAACGGCGTCTTTCACAACCTTATCTTAGCCAAGCTTGAGGTGCTTTATCCGGGACACGCCAAGCAGGCTATGCATGCATTTTGGGGAGTTGGGCAGATGAGTTTCGTTAAGCACGCAGTGTTTGTAGATGAGAGTGCACCGGCGCTTACGGACTACGCAAATTTTAGCGAATTTGTGTTAAATCGCCTTGGGGTAAAAAGCCTGCTTATAACAGAAGGAGTTTGCGATCAGCTTGATCACGCTAGCCCAAACGCTTGCTTTGGCGGCAAGCTTGGTATAGATGCAACTGAGGATTTTAGCGAAGGCGAGATAAGGCTCATAAGCGATGAGGAGCTGCTTGCTAAATTTCAGGATATAGATAAAGATGTGCTTGAGCTAAGGCAGTTTATGACGCATACAAAGTGCCCGATTTGTGTTATCAAATACGCTAAAAATCGCCGCATAAAGTTTGCTTTTGAAGAGCTGCTTGCGCTTAAAGAGCACTTTAAACTGCTTGTGTTTGTCGGTATGGAAAACTATCTTGAAAATCCTTACATGCTTGTTTGGCGAGTTACAAATAATATCGATGCGCAGCGTGACGTCTACTACACAAAAAGCGGAACTATCTGCATAGACGCAACGCCAAAAAGCAAGCTTGACGGCTATACCAGAGAGTGGCCAAAGCAAACTGACTGCACGCGCGAAGTTGTAGATAGCCTAATAGAGCGCGGCATAGTTGAAAATGACGAGAAGCTATTTAATAAATTTGAGATATTCGGATAG
- a CDS encoding HNH endonuclease signature motif containing protein, whose translation MTSQLDLILEFFKANANKDISHPEAVDWLTNEWQKRTGKVFRDPDRGIRTLHQKGYLIKVAKGIYRFEPNFKLRDDLEDFTPDLKKKILDRDEHKCVICGVGQKDGVELHVDHIKPKELGGKATFENGQTLCAKHNFLKKNLKQTETGKKMFIQMLETAKAENETFLVKFIEEILSVYEKHNMNGHIRWKK comes from the coding sequence ATGACCTCCCAACTGGACTTAATTTTAGAATTTTTCAAAGCAAATGCAAATAAAGATATTTCTCATCCTGAGGCTGTAGATTGGTTAACTAATGAATGGCAGAAGAGAACAGGAAAGGTTTTTAGAGACCCAGATCGTGGAATACGGACACTTCATCAAAAAGGATATCTTATTAAAGTAGCAAAAGGCATTTATAGGTTTGAACCAAATTTCAAATTAAGAGATGATTTAGAAGATTTTACACCTGATCTAAAAAAGAAAATTTTAGATAGAGATGAACACAAATGTGTAATTTGTGGTGTGGGTCAAAAAGATGGAGTAGAGCTGCATGTGGATCATATAAAACCAAAGGAACTTGGCGGTAAGGCGACATTTGAAAATGGACAGACCTTATGTGCCAAGCATAATTTTTTAAAGAAAAATTTAAAACAAACAGAAACTGGTAAGAAAATGTTTATTCAAATGTTAGAAACCGCAAAAGCTGAAAATGAAACTTTCTTAGTAAAATTTATAGAAGAAATTTTGAGTGTTTATGAAAAACATAATATGAATGGCCATATTAGATGGAAAAAATGA
- a CDS encoding DNA-methyltransferase → MMIFFDFENIKLINADVLNKKVLDANSVDLIITSPPYNVGIEYNSTKDAGEYKKYLKFSEAWIKNVYFWAKDECRFLLNVPIDKNKGGQQSIGADLTTIAKKIGWNYHSTIVWNEGNISRRTAWGSWLSASAPYVIAPVELIIVFYKKSWKKTYGSKISDINKEEFMSWTNGLWSFNGESKKRIGHPAPFPRELPRRGIKLFSYVGDTVLDPFCGSGTTMIEAFLNNRKFIGIDIDESYCFLAKKRFLKTMDKEKGII, encoded by the coding sequence ATGATGATATTTTTTGATTTTGAAAACATAAAATTGATAAATGCTGATGTGCTTAATAAAAAAGTATTAGATGCCAATAGCGTGGACTTGATAATTACTTCACCTCCTTATAATGTAGGTATAGAATATAATTCCACAAAAGATGCAGGAGAATATAAAAAATATCTAAAATTTAGTGAAGCATGGATAAAAAATGTCTATTTTTGGGCTAAAGACGAATGCAGGTTTTTATTGAACGTTCCAATTGATAAAAATAAGGGTGGCCAGCAAAGCATTGGTGCTGATTTAACTACAATTGCAAAAAAAATAGGATGGAATTATCATAGTACTATTGTTTGGAATGAAGGTAATATTTCACGTAGAACTGCGTGGGGTTCATGGCTTTCTGCATCTGCTCCTTATGTTATAGCTCCTGTTGAGCTAATTATTGTATTTTATAAAAAAAGCTGGAAAAAAACATATGGAAGTAAAATTTCAGACATTAATAAAGAAGAATTTATGAGTTGGACAAATGGGCTTTGGAGTTTTAACGGCGAAAGCAAAAAAAGAATAGGTCATCCTGCGCCATTTCCAAGAGAATTGCCAAGGCGTGGAATAAAGCTTTTTTCGTATGTTGGAGATACTGTTTTAGATCCTTTTTGTGGTAGCGGAACTACAATGATAGAAGCTTTTTTAAATAATAGAAAATTTATTGGCATAGATATAGATGAAAGTTATTGTTTTTTGGCAAAAAAACGTTTTTTAAAGACTATGGATAAAGAGAAAGGAATAATATGA
- the hemC gene encoding hydroxymethylbilane synthase, translated as MKNLKIATRKSILAMWQSEHIKAKILDFHKDIEVELVGMKTKGDVILDTPLAKIGGKGLFTKELEDSMLKGETHIAVHSLKDVPVAFPDGLVLAAICSREDVRDAMISEKFAKFEDLPKGAKVGTTSLRRKMQLLRMRPDLEIISLRGNVQTRLRKLREGEFDAIILAMAGINRLNLKDEVKFIYPFELDQMIPAMGQGALGIEAVDSEEILKSIEFLRDERAVIETTVERDFVTLLEGGCQVPIGINAKLDKEQIHINAIVGLPDGSEVLQKSLSVQKSEFANAGKELAREFISRGAKELLKRAEEMANELV; from the coding sequence ATGAAAAATTTAAAAATAGCGACAAGAAAAAGTATCCTAGCCATGTGGCAAAGCGAGCATATCAAGGCTAAAATTTTGGATTTTCATAAAGATATAGAGGTAGAGCTTGTCGGCATGAAGACAAAGGGCGACGTGATACTTGATACTCCGCTTGCTAAGATCGGCGGTAAAGGACTTTTTACCAAAGAGCTTGAAGATAGCATGCTAAAAGGTGAAACTCATATCGCGGTTCATAGCCTAAAAGACGTACCTGTGGCTTTTCCTGATGGGCTTGTGCTTGCCGCGATATGTTCTAGAGAAGATGTGCGCGACGCTATGATAAGCGAAAAATTTGCTAAATTTGAAGATCTGCCTAAAGGTGCCAAAGTAGGAACCACTAGTCTTAGACGCAAGATGCAGCTTTTAAGGATGAGACCGGATCTTGAGATCATCTCGCTTCGAGGCAACGTCCAAACTAGGCTAAGAAAGCTAAGAGAGGGCGAATTTGACGCGATAATCCTAGCTATGGCAGGCATAAACCGTCTAAATTTAAAAGATGAGGTTAAATTTATCTATCCTTTTGAGCTAGATCAAATGATACCTGCGATGGGTCAGGGTGCGCTTGGGATAGAGGCTGTTGATAGCGAAGAAATTTTAAAATCAATAGAGTTTTTGCGCGATGAAAGAGCCGTTATAGAAACAACCGTGGAGCGCGACTTCGTGACGCTGCTTGAGGGTGGGTGTCAAGTGCCTATCGGTATAAACGCAAAGCTTGATAAAGAGCAAATTCATATAAATGCGATTGTGGGACTTCCTGATGGAAGCGAGGTTTTGCAAAAGAGTTTAAGCGTGCAAAAGAGCGAATTTGCAAATGCCGGCAAAGAGCTTGCACGTGAATTTATATCTCGCGGTGCAAAAGAGCTTTTAAAGCGCGCTGAGGAGATGGCTAACGAGTTGGTATGA
- a CDS encoding FxsA family protein, translated as MLRLLFMPYVAIEVICAYFFISEYGFLPLVLEVIATAVLGMFFMFQVGFFQLISRIVFLKPSDVFGVLGMPIGGFFLFIPGVATDVLGVVVIIFALFSNLKNQPLKKEREGEYYSYRRESRETKEEDGEIIDVEVVEEERKYK; from the coding sequence ATGCTAAGACTTCTTTTTATGCCCTATGTCGCGATCGAGGTTATATGCGCTTATTTTTTCATTAGCGAATATGGATTTTTACCTCTTGTTCTAGAGGTTATCGCGACGGCTGTTTTGGGCATGTTTTTTATGTTTCAGGTTGGATTTTTCCAGCTTATTTCAAGGATCGTGTTTCTTAAGCCAAGCGATGTTTTTGGAGTGTTGGGCATGCCTATCGGAGGATTTTTTCTGTTTATCCCGGGCGTTGCTACGGACGTGCTTGGCGTGGTCGTTATTATCTTTGCTCTGTTTTCAAATTTAAAAAACCAACCGCTTAAAAAAGAGCGTGAAGGCGAATATTATAGTTACAGACGAGAGAGTAGAGAGACTAAGGAAGAAGACGGCGAGATCATAGACGTTGAAGTGGTTGAAGAAGAGCGTAAATATAAATAA
- a CDS encoding proline--tRNA ligase, translating into MRFSRLYVPTLKEAPKDASLPSHKFLLRAGFIEQTGSGLYNFLPLGKIVLDKIRNVVKDEMDNAGAQEVTMSVVTAGELWKESGRFDVFGKELLRFKDRKDNDFVISPTNEEAVVALVRGKITSYKQLPLNLYQINTKFRDEARPRFGLLRGREFLMKDAYSFHANEEDLKREFDLMEETYSRIFTRLGLNFRAVEADSGAIGGSGSKEFMVLADNGEDDILVCSCCKYAANIEAAKRKKRSCDTERPEADASKFYTPNAKSIKDIAEFFRVSEFYTIKAVIKKAIYKDEEKVVVFFIRGDDELQEVKATNACGALEITDASEEEINKAGLVAGFCGPVGLHGVEFFIDRELEGETQMICGANEKDYHFVGVSVTNFNNDRFKDLVAVKEGDKCPHCGGKLSVSKGIEVGHIFQLGQKYSAAMNATFLDENGKAKPFYMGCYGIGVSRLVAVMCEASHDDKGCIWKKECAPFDVHIIISNLKDEVGVKFANELYSELRSFGISALLDDRNERFGVKMSEFELIGIPFGVVVGKGLENGEVEFVKRASLEKTSVHKDQILAKVKEALC; encoded by the coding sequence GTGAGATTTTCTAGACTTTATGTACCGACTTTGAAAGAGGCTCCAAAGGATGCTAGCTTGCCGAGTCATAAATTTTTGTTAAGAGCGGGATTTATAGAGCAAACCGGAAGTGGGCTTTATAACTTTTTGCCACTTGGTAAAATCGTGCTTGATAAGATAAGAAACGTAGTAAAAGATGAGATGGATAACGCCGGAGCTCAAGAGGTAACGATGAGTGTTGTTACTGCTGGTGAACTATGGAAAGAGAGTGGACGATTCGATGTGTTTGGTAAGGAGCTTTTGAGATTTAAAGATCGTAAAGACAATGATTTTGTAATAAGTCCTACCAATGAAGAGGCTGTAGTGGCTCTTGTGCGCGGCAAAATTACTAGCTACAAGCAGCTGCCGCTAAATTTGTATCAGATAAATACAAAATTTAGAGATGAGGCCAGACCGCGCTTTGGACTGCTTAGAGGGCGAGAATTTTTGATGAAAGATGCTTATAGCTTCCACGCTAACGAAGAGGATTTAAAGCGCGAATTTGATCTTATGGAAGAGACTTACTCGAGAATTTTTACCCGTTTAGGGCTAAATTTCCGTGCGGTTGAGGCAGATAGCGGAGCTATCGGAGGAAGTGGAAGCAAGGAATTTATGGTTCTAGCAGATAACGGAGAGGATGATATATTGGTGTGCTCTTGCTGTAAATATGCGGCAAATATAGAAGCTGCAAAAAGAAAAAAGCGCAGCTGTGACACCGAGCGACCCGAGGCTGACGCGAGCAAATTTTACACTCCTAACGCAAAAAGCATCAAAGATATAGCTGAATTTTTTAGAGTTAGTGAGTTTTACACGATAAAAGCGGTGATAAAAAAGGCTATTTATAAAGATGAAGAAAAGGTTGTGGTCTTTTTCATCCGCGGTGATGATGAGCTTCAAGAGGTTAAAGCAACCAACGCATGTGGCGCGCTTGAGATAACGGACGCTAGTGAAGAAGAGATAAACAAAGCCGGTCTTGTGGCCGGATTTTGCGGGCCGGTCGGGCTTCATGGTGTAGAGTTTTTTATAGATAGAGAGCTTGAGGGCGAAACCCAGATGATATGCGGTGCAAACGAGAAAGACTACCACTTCGTAGGAGTTAGCGTTACTAACTTTAATAATGATCGCTTCAAAGACCTTGTAGCCGTAAAAGAGGGCGATAAATGTCCGCATTGCGGCGGGAAACTCAGCGTTAGCAAAGGCATTGAGGTTGGGCATATCTTTCAGCTTGGACAGAAGTATTCAGCCGCGATGAATGCAACATTTCTTGATGAAAACGGCAAAGCAAAGCCGTTTTATATGGGTTGCTACGGCATAGGCGTTAGTAGGCTGGTTGCCGTGATGTGCGAAGCTAGTCACGATGATAAGGGCTGCATCTGGAAAAAAGAGTGCGCACCGTTTGATGTGCATATCATCATCTCAAATTTAAAAGATGAGGTCGGAGTAAAATTTGCAAATGAGCTTTATAGCGAGCTTAGAAGCTTTGGCATTTCAGCTTTGCTTGATGATAGAAATGAAAGATTTGGCGTTAAGATGAGCGAATTTGAGCTTATCGGAATTCCTTTCGGAGTAGTCGTTGGCAAGGGGCTTGAAAACGGCGAAGTTGAGTTTGTAAAGCGCGCAAGTTTAGAAAAAACTTCAGTTCATAAAGATCAAATTTTAGCCAAGGTCAAAGAGGCGCTATGCTAA
- the hemA gene encoding glutamyl-tRNA reductase, translating to MHYTSVSFTHKNTDISVRERLSFSNIERKTEILRLLNSSQNINECMVLNTCNRVEIIASVKEIEGASKHMISCISLLCGIDYEELYTRADIYEDNGAIHHLFAVASSLDSLVIGETQIAGQLKEAFKFAYANGNCGMKLGRAIEAAFKCAAEVRNKTEISKNPVSVSSVAAQKAKEMFDGNINGMVAVIVGAGEMAELAAKHIISSGARVIILGRNIAKAKVLSMSLGDNNEYDSIENLKDYINKYQLIFSATASPYPVILDSMIEKREFDRYFFDIAVPRDIAVTPSENIKIYTVDDLKEIVSRNLALREEQAQIAYTIVGRNTTHFFRHLRELAITPAIKGIREQAKECAQKELEKAIKKGYLKHSDHDEAYKLIHQVFKAFLHAPTMKLKSLADDSNSENIIKFTKNVFDIKNHTHIEDGEFEWESE from the coding sequence ATGCATTATACAAGCGTAAGTTTTACACATAAAAATACTGATATTTCAGTTAGAGAGAGGCTTTCGTTTTCTAATATAGAGAGAAAGACAGAAATTTTAAGGCTCTTAAATTCAAGCCAAAACATTAATGAATGTATGGTTTTAAATACCTGCAATAGAGTCGAAATTATCGCTAGCGTAAAGGAGATAGAGGGAGCTAGTAAGCATATGATATCCTGTATATCTCTGCTTTGCGGTATAGATTATGAGGAGCTTTACACTAGAGCCGATATATATGAAGATAACGGGGCTATTCACCATTTATTCGCCGTAGCAAGCTCTCTTGATAGCTTAGTTATAGGCGAGACTCAGATAGCAGGACAATTAAAAGAGGCTTTTAAATTCGCTTACGCAAACGGAAATTGCGGAATGAAGCTTGGTAGAGCCATAGAAGCCGCTTTTAAGTGTGCTGCAGAGGTTAGAAATAAGACTGAAATTTCTAAAAATCCAGTATCTGTTTCAAGCGTGGCGGCTCAAAAAGCAAAAGAGATGTTTGACGGAAATATCAATGGAATGGTTGCTGTAATAGTAGGTGCTGGAGAGATGGCTGAGCTTGCCGCAAAGCATATCATAAGTAGCGGTGCCAGAGTAATAATCCTTGGTAGGAATATCGCCAAAGCAAAAGTTTTATCTATGTCATTAGGCGATAATAACGAATATGATTCTATTGAAAATTTAAAAGATTATATCAATAAATATCAGCTTATATTTTCTGCTACGGCTTCGCCATATCCTGTAATACTTGATTCGATGATAGAAAAAAGAGAGTTTGATAGATATTTTTTTGATATCGCGGTACCTAGAGATATAGCTGTAACTCCTAGTGAAAATATTAAAATTTATACAGTCGATGATCTAAAGGAGATCGTGAGTAGAAATTTAGCTCTCAGAGAGGAACAGGCGCAGATAGCTTATACTATCGTAGGAAGAAATACGACACACTTCTTTAGACACCTTAGAGAGCTTGCTATCACTCCTGCTATAAAAGGTATTAGAGAGCAGGCTAAAGAGTGCGCTCAAAAAGAGCTTGAAAAGGCTATTAAAAAGGGCTATTTAAAGCATAGCGATCATGATGAAGCATATAAGCTGATTCATCAAGTTTTTAAGGCATTTTTACATGCGCCTACTATGAAATTAAAATCTTTGGCAGATGATAGCAACTCCGAAAATATAATAAAATTTACAAAAAATGTCTTTGATATAAAGAACCACACACATATTGAGGATGGCGAATTTGAATGGGAGAGTGAGTAG
- a CDS encoding polyprenyl synthetase family protein, with the protein MDKIDEIMYQFIDELGYDRASEIFRNVSSGKKLRSKLLLKIVGESEESLRLCAIIELIHLASLLHDDVIDNSDTRRGKPSINATFGTKRAIMLGDILYSKGFYELSKFDPKIAQNISDAVCKLSIGEMMDVELSRDFNTDKEAYRTMIYYKTAVLIEATAAVGANLTGLDEEKFRNYGKNLGLAFQLIDDILDITQDAQTLGKPNLSDLKEGKVTLPYIYLYENLGDEDRGRLMNLFKAELNSAQIDWVKSKMSRTSSIERSIKEAKELGKKALESIAQYNISELDHMVSSMIDREF; encoded by the coding sequence ATGGATAAAATTGATGAAATAATGTATCAATTTATAGATGAGCTTGGATACGACCGAGCTAGTGAAATTTTTAGGAATGTTAGCTCAGGTAAAAAGCTTAGATCAAAGTTGCTTTTAAAAATTGTCGGAGAGAGTGAGGAGAGCCTGAGGTTGTGCGCTATAATAGAGCTTATACACCTTGCAAGCTTGCTTCATGATGATGTGATAGACAATTCTGATACAAGGCGAGGCAAGCCTAGTATAAATGCTACTTTTGGTACAAAAAGAGCCATAATGCTAGGCGATATACTATATTCTAAAGGTTTTTACGAACTATCCAAATTTGACCCAAAAATAGCTCAAAATATCTCAGATGCAGTCTGCAAACTAAGTATAGGCGAGATGATGGATGTGGAGCTATCTAGAGATTTTAATACCGATAAAGAGGCTTATCGCACCATGATTTACTATAAAACCGCAGTGCTTATAGAGGCTACTGCTGCGGTAGGTGCAAATTTGACCGGGCTTGATGAGGAAAAATTTAGAAATTATGGTAAAAATTTGGGATTAGCTTTTCAGCTAATCGATGATATTTTAGATATTACTCAAGATGCCCAAACTTTGGGTAAGCCTAATCTAAGTGATTTAAAAGAGGGCAAAGTAACTCTTCCATATATCTATCTTTATGAAAATTTAGGTGATGAGGATAGAGGAAGGCTTATGAATCTTTTTAAAGCGGAGCTAAACAGTGCTCAAATTGATTGGGTGAAATCTAAAATGTCTAGAACCAGCTCTATAGAACGCTCGATAAAAGAGGCCAAAGAGCTTGGTAAAAAGGCTTTAGAAAGCATAGCTCAATATAATATTAGTGAACTTGATCATATGGTTAGCAGTATGATCGATAGGGAATTTTAA
- a CDS encoding DUF2018 family protein, giving the protein MDYDIFAQNPRDKFFDILFNANRNLVENETEKLLERFVAMSIYCERNGFDEIQQNAFIAQNQTEIHEGLNDIYIGLSGDILSQNE; this is encoded by the coding sequence ATGGATTATGATATCTTTGCTCAAAATCCAAGAGATAAATTTTTTGATATTTTATTTAATGCAAACAGAAATTTAGTAGAGAACGAGACTGAAAAACTACTTGAAAGATTTGTGGCTATGAGCATATATTGCGAGCGTAATGGATTTGATGAAATTCAGCAAAACGCATTCATAGCGCAAAATCAAACTGAAATTCATGAAGGCTTAAATGATATTTACATCGGACTTAGTGGGGATATTTTAAGTCAAAATGAGTAA
- a CDS encoding HAD family hydrolase, which produces MKTIIFDMDGTLIDSSKAICVTVNEVRRELGFDSDLAEDFIVKAINEVGRDLGKEFYGLNVINSKLRDGFETKFKINYDRYARAYEGVEELLKKCVEANYFVALASNAPQETLNDILVKSNIYQYFNHIIGASKDVPQKPDPTMINLIKKMAGFDKVLFVGDSHKDELAASSAKVEYINVCWGFGSESKSAINIYEIEKAWQYIEAL; this is translated from the coding sequence TTGAAAACGATAATTTTTGATATGGACGGAACTCTCATAGATAGCTCAAAAGCGATTTGCGTGACGGTTAATGAGGTTCGCAGAGAGCTTGGGTTTGATAGTGATTTGGCTGAGGATTTTATAGTTAAGGCGATAAATGAAGTAGGGCGAGATCTCGGCAAAGAATTTTACGGACTAAACGTGATAAATTCAAAGCTAAGAGATGGTTTTGAGACTAAATTTAAGATAAATTATGACAGATATGCAAGAGCTTATGAGGGCGTTGAAGAGCTGCTTAAAAAGTGCGTGGAGGCAAATTACTTTGTAGCGCTTGCGAGTAATGCACCGCAAGAAACTCTAAATGATATTTTAGTAAAAAGTAATATTTATCAATATTTTAATCATATCATTGGAGCCAGTAAAGATGTACCGCAAAAGCCTGATCCGACTATGATAAATTTGATTAAAAAGATGGCTGGATTTGATAAGGTTTTGTTTGTTGGAGATAGTCATAAAGATGAACTTGCAGCTAGCAGTGCCAAAGTAGAGTATATAAATGTATGTTGGGGATTTGGTAGCGAAAGTAAGAGCGCAATCAATATATATGAGATAGAAAAAGCTTGGCAATATATCGAAGCTTTATAG
- a CDS encoding O-acetylhomoserine aminocarboxypropyltransferase/cysteine synthase family protein translates to MKQETIATHFGYDTKIGTGSMAVPLYQTTAYDFGTAETAANRFALAELGPIYTRLNNPTTDIFEARLAALENGAAAIATASGQAAIFYAVANIAAAGENIIVAKKIYGGSNTLFHHTLKRFGIEARAFDSDSADDLEKLIDGKTRAIFFETLSNPQIAIPNIEKIVAIANKHGIITIADNTVPTPILLRPIEHGVDVVVHSASKYMSGQGLSIAGAVIASKELNSKIVSSARYAHFNGPDESYHGLIYAELAESFDIYTLRMRLSLIRDIGATISPFNSWQLIQGLETLALRIKKHSDNTLKIAEFLNSHEAVKSVTYPGLKNDVGYERAQKYFDGGMASGLLCFEVDSFERAKTVLDRVKIFSIVVNIGDSKSIITHPASTTHQQIPPSELAKIGVPAGLIRLSIGIEDANDLIEDLKQALEA, encoded by the coding sequence ATGAAACAAGAAACCATTGCCACACACTTTGGCTACGACACCAAAATCGGCACAGGCTCGATGGCGGTACCTCTTTACCAAACTACGGCTTATGACTTTGGCACTGCCGAAACTGCGGCAAATCGTTTTGCGCTAGCCGAGCTTGGACCGATTTATACAAGACTAAACAACCCTACGACAGATATTTTTGAAGCTAGACTTGCAGCTCTTGAAAACGGCGCGGCTGCTATAGCTACGGCAAGCGGACAGGCTGCTATATTTTACGCGGTTGCAAACATCGCAGCAGCAGGCGAAAACATCATCGTAGCTAAGAAAATTTACGGCGGTTCAAACACTCTTTTTCACCACACGCTAAAAAGATTTGGCATAGAGGCAAGAGCCTTTGATAGCGACAGCGCGGACGATCTTGAAAAGTTGATAGACGGCAAGACGCGCGCGATATTTTTTGAAACGCTCTCAAATCCGCAAATCGCCATCCCAAATATCGAAAAGATAGTCGCTATCGCAAACAAACACGGCATCATAACCATAGCCGATAACACCGTGCCTACACCGATCCTGCTTCGCCCTATAGAGCACGGCGTGGATGTCGTAGTGCATAGCGCAAGCAAATACATGAGCGGTCAAGGACTAAGCATAGCAGGCGCTGTGATAGCCAGTAAAGAGCTAAACTCAAAGATCGTTTCAAGCGCCAGATACGCGCACTTTAACGGACCTGACGAGAGCTATCACGGACTCATATACGCAGAGCTTGCCGAAAGTTTTGACATCTATACGCTTAGGATGAGGCTTTCGCTTATACGCGATATAGGCGCTACGATTTCACCATTTAACTCTTGGCAGCTGATACAAGGGCTTGAAACACTTGCTCTTCGTATAAAAAAACACTCCGATAACACACTAAAAATCGCTGAATTTTTAAATTCTCACGAAGCGGTTAAGAGTGTCACATATCCGGGGCTCAAAAACGACGTAGGATATGAAAGAGCTCAAAAATATTTTGACGGCGGCATGGCAAGCGGACTACTTTGCTTTGAGGTTGATAGCTTTGAGCGAGCTAAAACGGTGCTTGATAGGGTTAAAATTTTTAGCATCGTTGTTAATATCGGTGATTCTAAATCGATCATCACTCACCCTGCATCAACCACACATCAGCAAATTCCGCCTAGCGAACTAGCAAAGATTGGCGTACCTGCAGGACTTATCCGCCTAAGCATAGGCATAGAGGATGCAAATGATTTGATCGAAGATCTAAAACAGGCTTTAGAAGCGTAA